The genomic interval GTGGCATTGTGAGGTGCAAAGAGGAGACTTGGAAGGCAGGGAGACTTCATTCATTCTGAACAGGGCTCACATATTCTCATGCGCTTTTGCTTTTATAAGTCCGTTGGGCGTGTTGCGTTCTGAGATAGTGCCATAGGCATTTCAAACCCAGCTGTTTCTCAAGTACATTTTGATTCGATATTCGTCCGCCCAGAAGAATGGTCCGGTCAGATTTTACTGTAGTGGTGTGTAGTTATCATGCCGATAGCTTGGGTAATGTGTAGGTTATCTATATTGGTTTTGGGCTCAGACCTTGAATTCATGATGGGTTCAGCCAAAGTCCACTATTTATTCTGCTAGTAAACAAAACAATCGAAAACAAGGATACTAGGTGCTAGGTCTCTCAGACACTATCTCCACCAGGATATATCAATTCCACTTGATTAAAACACCAATGCCACTAAAATCGTGCTTTGTACACAGTATCCCCAATAGGATATATAGCACCGTTGGTAGCCTTCGCTGACGCCTTGACCAATTCTGCAGACCACAACTTGACGACCTCTGTGAGCCGAACTTTGTCAGATCGTAAAGAAGTGGTAACCTGGATCTTTGCCAAGAGCTCGTTTTTATCAGATGGTCCCAGGGTCCCGTTGATTGTATTTCGAAACTTGTCCTTCTCCTCATCGCTCCAATCTGACAGTCCAACCACTTCTAAAAGACCAGTTTTATCATCGATAAGCCTGTCGCCGACCTTTGTCAACGTCTGGTTGCCAACCTTGGCCGATGCCTTGATCAATTCCGCAGACCACGACTTAACCACGTTTGTTAGCCGATTTTTGTAGGGTTGTGGGAAACTTGAAGCCCGAATTTTCTCTAAGAGTTCAGCTTTTTCACTTGCTCCCAGGGTTCCTCTGATTGCATTGGAGAATTTCTCCTTTTTACTGCCAGACCAATCTGTCTGCAAACCAACCACATGTAAAAGACCAGCTTTATCTTGATCATAGATAAGCGTTTCGACAATATGGACCGCGCACTGGGCAGTTCCCACGCCTAGTGTCCACCCAGACCCTCCATGTCCATAGTTATGGACGAGAGGAAATCCACAGTCCTCATCAGCTCTGACCTTGACATTCTTCTTGGTAAATGGCCGCAAGCCCTGGGTGAAAGGGAAATGGTTCACAAAGCCTGCATGGTTCAAACTGGGCATAAACTCTCCTGCCCGATCCCACATCTGCTGGACTTCGGGCGATTCAGGAGTCAAGTTCATATTATCGTTATGTGGCTGTATGATGGAACCCACGTAGAGGATATCGTCGTTCCGAGGTACAATGAACACGGTCTTGGAAGGGAGACCACCGGGCCCGATTTGTGCAGGAACTAAATAGGCGTCATTTAGATGACGGAATTTGCTGTGGCGTGTA from Aspergillus flavus chromosome 7, complete sequence carries:
- a CDS encoding putative D-amino acid oxidase — its product is MPTAHTVTVHPSQYTPGARAFKVSTSDAPLKDLNAESRHVLIIGGGVSGLLVAWMLLDKGIRVTILAKEWARTWDFGEPRITSQIAGALWEMPPGGCGLTEIESLGAGWATVDHYREWAMQSYNFYMKYAEVSNEHEKGGHSFGLSVAKLHQFFYEDVITSCNTRLPRSEHYEKYAAVNTRIGDVEVYPDRDAIAQRFNKSFINLSYGGKEFQSGYTHKAPIINTDKALAYLMALIQRKGATLETREVKDLRQTGQRLLIDYKADAIVNATGLGARDLIRDDDVYPVRGAIRRVENTRHSKFRHLNDAYLVPAQIGPGGLPSKTVFIVPRNDDILYVGSIIQPHNDNMNLTPESPEVQQMWDRAGEFMPSLNHAGFVNHFPFTQGLRPFTKKNVKVRADEDCGFPLVHNYGHGGSGWTLGVGTAQCAVHIVETLIYDQDKAGLLHVVGLQTDWSGSKKEKFSNAIRGTLGASEKAELLEKIRASSFPQPYKNRLTNVVKSWSAELIKASAKVGNQTLTKVGDRLIDDKTGLLEVVGLSDWSDEEKDKFRNTINGTLGPSDKNELLAKIQVTTSLRSDKVRLTEVVKLWSAELVKASAKATNGAIYPIGDTVYKARF